TGAGTTCGAAGGAGTGGGACAAAATGCTCTCCAAGGCCTTTGTCGCCTTAGGTCTAAAAGACGATGAACTGGAATACCTTTCTCAAGCCAGACTGGTGGAATTATCTGTATTTCTACAATATGTGGAAACTTTTGTTCTGCGCTTTGACCATAATCAGAATGGGAAACTGGCCGGATCGGAACTCACCGATGCCGTTGACAAGGTAGGAGGCTCCTGGGGCTCTCTGCTCAGCATCGGTGCCACCTTCTTTAGCTTTGATCGAGCCGAGCTCATCACCTTGTTTGCCGACATGAAGTGGTTGGTGGAGTAAACCCGGCCCTCTCCTCTAGTTCACATTCAGATAGGCATCAATGTAGGCGCGGGGAAGTCTTTCACTCAACTTTGAGTCCCTCTCCAAATCCCGCGCCACGTCTTGACGAAAAAGACCCATAATCGAACCCATATTGGTCAGCATCTTGCGAAAATCCCCTTCACTGATAATCAACTTGAGTACGCTGGGCAAGGCATCACGCAGTCGTTCAGCCAAATGGTCAAGCCCCTCTTCTCCGGCAAGGGCAGCCACTTTGGCTTCAAGACCCGAATCATCTGCGTAGGGGACTAGCGCAGCGGCAGCAAAAACACCAATTGGGATGCTCCCCTCTTCATAAGCTAGTAGGACTTCTCTCACTGACTGGGATACGGCCTCAACCGGCATTCGTATACCAATGTGACTTTCCTGACGACATTCATTCAGCTTTGAATCAGAGCGTGTTCGCCACCTCAGATTCTCCGAGTTCTTCACCGGAAAGCCAATTTCAAAACCCTGGGGATCTTTGGCTTCAGTATCGTGAAGGGCCATCGACAAAATATCGCCTTTGAACTTCTTAAACAGTCCGCCCAATCGATCTTCTCCCCAAGATTTCAACTGCCTCCTGGGCACTCGGATGTGTCCAGCTGCGAAGGCATCGGTGAGAAAGTGATCGCCAAAGGCATTTAGGTACAGGGCCTTACGCAAGTGGAGATCGCTGCCTTCTAAATCTCCTTGAGCACGTAACTCGCCAGCCAGTTTGGCCTCATTGAGAGCCTTGGTGTGCGCCCGCACATAGGCCTTCATGTTGTTCCATCCGAAATGTTCGATATTAGCCATTACCGTCTGTAGGCTATGCCGACTGTTAAAGAAGATGGCCCATTGGCAATGAGGATAATCCACTTCTGGTTTTTCCCTTTGCTCCTCGTGAACCTTTCCCTGTTTGTCTATGCACTTGAAAATGCGCTTCATCCCACCATTTGAGATCTCAGTATTCCCGTCCTCTTCCCAGGCCAGCTCTTCTTCCAGATAAAAGTCACCCAGCGTGAGAACTTGACCGTAGGTCAGGGAGAGCTTTTTATCTTTGCGGGGAACCTTGGGTCCCTGGCAGTAGACATTGGTCGACTGGGTTTCAGCACAGGCCTCAGAGAATCCCTGATCACCCAAATACCAGTGTTCGGCTCCGGACCAAAGAACACCAGGAGAATGCTCTGACGGACAAGTTTGGCCATGGGCCACTGAAACAAAGACCAGTCCAATCAGCACCGAGAACAGAAGATGTCGTCGCATAGATGCACTCCTTTGAATTTCCGAAAGACCAACGACCGGAAAAGCATAGGATCAACGACTCATCGACTTTGGATTGAGGATGCTTTAGTCCTGGAGACTGACTTTTGTGTGAGAACAGACTTTGGACCTAGGCCTTTGGAAGGGGTTTCCAAACTCTGGTCCTAATGTGCGGCGCCGACCCGAACTGGTTTTTGGCTGGGCCGCCGCGGTTGAAAATGATAGAAAATGATCATGATTACATCGCTCAATCATATCACCATTGCTGTTCGCGACCTAGAAGGGTCATTTTCTTTCTACCAGGATGTCTTGGGTTTTAAGCCCATCTTGCGCTGGAAGGGTGGTGCCTATTTTCTTGCGGGTGATTTGTGGTTTTGTCTCGATCTTGATTCATCGACTCGCAAAGAAGCCCTGCCTGAGTACACCCATATTGCCTTTACCATTTCACAGAGTGACTTCCCAAAGATGGTAACACGCATCCGCGAGTCTGGTGCCAAAGCCTGGAAAGAAAATATCTCAGAAGGTGACTCCTTTTACTTTCTCGACCCCAACGGCCACAAACTGGAAATTCATGTGGGAGATTGGCGCTCGCGCCTGCAAAGTGCGCTTGAGAACCCCTGGGATGTGTCAGTAGAGATTCTCTGAAGTGCCGAAAAAATATTTCTCCTTCGATAGGGATGTAATTCAATTACCCACCAATCGTCAATATTGTCACCTCCTCCGCTCAACTCAACGACGGGCCTGAGGTCATGGCGACCATGACAATTGGCAAAGCCTTTCTCGCCCACAGCTTGGACCCTTATCCCGGTCAAAAAAACGAGATCCGAATTATTTTTCCCGATCAGACTACCTACAAGTACTCCGACCGGGCCGCTCCGGACTGGTTTGGTTTCATTGAGAATTGATCTGACCCGATTCTCTCATTTTATATTCAGGTTCAAAAGCCTTGAGGCATTTTTGTACATGATGAACTCTCTGAAGTGGGTATGATTCTTGGTTTCAGCATTGACCTTAGCCCGCAAATTCTCTAGGCCCTTGGCGTAGTATTGGCTCTGACCTGACTCTGGGAGATAGAGTCCCAACTCGGGGCTTTGCACGTCAGTTCCCAAGAGGACTCTTTGAAAGATGTTGTTTTGTACCAGTTGGTCTTCCGTAGGGAAATTTACACCTAGCTCGGTTTCACAGTAGAGGTTGTTAAATTTCATCATCAAATCAATGGGGCAGGAATGGGCAAAAACAAAGGTGGTGGCTGGGTTTTTGGTGATCGCATCTTCCAGTTCTCTTCGTCCCAGGTCCACCGTAGTGCCATAGTCAAAGTCGTAGTGAAAGAGAACTGGTACCTTGAACTCAGAGGCAATTTTATAAATCTCCATCATTATGGGGGTGTTGGCTGGGGTTTTGGTGTCCTTAGGCATATTCCTTAGGTCCAGCTCCCCTATCCCCTTCCAGAAGCCCTTTTGCAGAAGCCCTTTTACATAACCAGGGGCCCGAGGGTCGGCCGGATCAAAGCCCCCAATAAAGGGAATAATCTGATCTGGGTATTTTCGATAGAACTCTTCAATCCACTGATCGTGATCTTGGGAGTAGGTGGGAAGGTTGCCGCCCAGGTTACCCTCCTGGTTTTCTGGTTTGTGTTTGGCGTGGAGAGAAAGAATCGTTTTAACCACAAAAGCCTGCTCCGAGGCCTCCATGAGATTGGCAATATACTGTTCGTTGGCTGCCTTGCCCAGTGAAGGAATAATG
This is a stretch of genomic DNA from Pseudobdellovibrionaceae bacterium. It encodes these proteins:
- a CDS encoding VOC family protein, producing MITSLNHITIAVRDLEGSFSFYQDVLGFKPILRWKGGAYFLAGDLWFCLDLDSSTRKEALPEYTHIAFTISQSDFPKMVTRIRESGAKAWKENISEGDSFYFLDPNGHKLEIHVGDWRSRLQSALENPWDVSVEIL